The Stieleria maiorica genome includes the window AGCCAGATTCTCGTGGCAATCGATTCTTTCGATGATCGTCGCGTTATAATGACGTGCACGCAGGGCTTCGACGTCCATTTCTGATGGGTTCTCCGAGACGGGCACGTGTTTCTCCGAACAAGGGCTGGTGAGGTTGCAAAATCGCAAACCCAGGAAAAATGCCGCAGTAATCAATCCGTTCTCGCAATATACTGAACTTCTGAGCCGCTGGTCGCCCGCGGCCCTGCGTTCTCCCATCCGAGTTCCCCGATCGTCGTCGCGAGACGTTTCAAAATGCCACTCCGCACTGATTCTCGCCGCCATACAACCGGCCATACCGAGGGCCATACCGAGGGGGCGTTTCGCCGCGTGACCGTTGGGGTTGCAATCGCCGCCGTGGTGGCCGCCTGGAGCGGGTTGTTTGGACCCGCCGGTGAATCCTCCGCCGCCGAGCGATGGACCAGTTTGGACGGATCGAGCACGGTGGAGGCGGACTTCATCGGGTTGTGGGGCAACAACGTGGTGTTGGAGTTGCCCGGACCGCGACGCGTGACCGTCAGTGTCGACAATCTGATCGCCGATAGTCGAATCCAAGCGCGCCGGTTGGGCGAAGAACAGCGGCGCAAACGAGCCGAGTTGCGACAACGGATTCAGGCCGAGGCCAAAGAGGCGGCCGCACCGGCACCGACACCGCTACCTGCCCCCCCGACACCCCCGCCCTACCAACGACTCAGCTCCACCGGCGGGTTGCTGGCGCAATTGGAATGGATGGACCAGCAGAACAAAAACGGACACGGGCTGATCGCCGCCTTCGACTCGCTGCCGCTGAATTACCAGAACGATCTGGAGCGGTTGCTACGGATGAGTGTCGCCAAGCTGGACATGCAGGGAATGCGTCAGGTCTTGAGTTCGGTCCACTCGGTCGGTGACTTGATTGTCACACGTCAGCGCTGGGTTTTCTCGCACCCGCGGTTGCAGGGGATCGATGCCGATGCCAGAGACACGTTGAAATCGCTGCTGTTGTCGATCGGCGGTCTGCTTCGTGACGGAATCGATCCGGACCAACTGCGGTTGGAAGCATTGTCGACAACCCCATTGCGGACTTGGTTGCTCGAATTGGACGGGCGGCTGGCCCCGCACATCGCATCGATCTACGAGCAGATGGAAATGCTGGGGATCGAATCTGCATCCTACGAGGTCAAAGATGAGAAAGACGGTAAAGCGACCGTCGAAATCAGCTACGGCGACGTCAAGCAGAGCATGAATTTCATTACGGTCGATGGTCTCTGGATGCCGGCCGAATCCGACGCCGAAAAATGGGCCGAAGCGATGAAGACGTGGGAAGACACACTCGCCGGGACCGCCGACGGATCACTGTTGGCCGGTGGGGCTGCGGAGATGGTGCCGTTGATGCTGGACCCGATCTTGCAACCTGCCCTGGCGGCCGAATCGGCCCGTGAGTTCCACTCGGCGATGGACGGCTGGTTCGCCATGGCAGCTCCCCTGGTCTCTCAAATGCAGCGTTTCGGAGGCGGAAATCGTCGCGGCATGAATTCCTACGGGAACGGTTATGACGACTACGACATGCAGATGGAAATGGACATGCAAATGGAGATGGAAATGCAAATGGAGATGAACATGCCGACGGATGGATTTTAGTCGATTGTCGCAGCAGGACGGAAATGAAACGGCGATGACGGAGTCGGTGTCACCCTCGGTTCCGAAACGGATTGCGGTGATCGGTGGTGGGCTGTCGGGATTGGCCACCGCGTTCTACTTGAAACGATTCTCACCCCGCGCGAGCATCAAGGTTTACGAATCGTCGTCGCGTCTGGGTGGAGTGATCCATACCGAGCGAATCGAATCGGCCGGGCACGGTTGCTTTGTGATCGATCACGGCGCCGACATGTTTGCGACCGAGCCGCCCGCGGCGATTCAGTTGTGTCGTGATCTGGGAGTCGAAGACCAGTTGATCGTTCCCGACACCTCGCGCGCCGGGGCGATGATCGTGCACCGAGGCAAATTGGTGCCCATTCCCGACGGCTTCGTCTTGATGCGGGCGACGAAGCTTTGGCAGATGGTGACCACGCCGCTGTTGTCGATCCCCGGTAAGCTGCGATTTTTGGCCGAACGGTTCGTCGGCGGGCAAGCCGTTCCGAACGCCGTGGCCGACGATGTCAGTGTCGCAGATTTCGTTCGCCATCGAATGGGCGGTGAAGTGCTGGATCGGCTGGTCGGGCCGCTGGTCGCAGGCATCTACACCGCCGACATCGAAAAGCTGAGCATGAACGCGACGATGGCCCCGATGGTCGCGATGGTCAAAAAACACGGTTCGCTGGCCCAGGCGACGTTGGCCCGGCGGCGCGAGAACCAGGACGTGACCGAGCGGAACAGTGCCGGCGCGCGGTACGAGAAGTTTCGCGGCTTTCCCGACGGCATGAAGCAACTGATCGACACGCTTGCCGCGGCGATCGGAGAGGAATCGATTCAGACCGATACGCCGATCACGGCCCTGCGCCACACCGACGATGTTTCGCAGCCCTGGGAATTGAGCTTCGATCGCGGGGCCGAATCCTTTGACGAAGTCATTTTGGCCGCGCCGGCGGCGGCATCGGCCAGCCTGCTTCGCTCGATCGATGCCGCCGCGATTCAAACGCCTTGCCGTACCGCGGCCGACGCGCTGTCATCCATCCCGTCCGCGTCGACCGCGATCGCAGTGCTGTGCGTTCGCAAGTCCCAGATCGCTCGGTTGCCACACCAGTTCGGATTTGTCGTCCCACAAATCGAAAATCGCAAGATCCTGGCCGCCAGTTTTGCAAGCCACAAGTATCCGATCCGCTGTCCCGCAGATCATGTGATCATTCGTGTGTTTGTTGGTGGCGCGTTGCAACCGGAGTTGTTGCAGCAATCCGATGAACAAATCGTCGACATGGTTCGCGGGGAACTCGCGGATCTGATCGGAATGACCGGTCGGGAAACACTCGCCCGTGTCGTGCGGTGGAACGACGCCATGCCCCAGTACCATGTCGGTCATCTCAAACGCGTCGAAACGATCGAAACCGCGATGGTGCAGATTCCGCAT containing:
- the hemG gene encoding protoporphyrinogen oxidase, with the translated sequence MDFSRLSQQDGNETAMTESVSPSVPKRIAVIGGGLSGLATAFYLKRFSPRASIKVYESSSRLGGVIHTERIESAGHGCFVIDHGADMFATEPPAAIQLCRDLGVEDQLIVPDTSRAGAMIVHRGKLVPIPDGFVLMRATKLWQMVTTPLLSIPGKLRFLAERFVGGQAVPNAVADDVSVADFVRHRMGGEVLDRLVGPLVAGIYTADIEKLSMNATMAPMVAMVKKHGSLAQATLARRRENQDVTERNSAGARYEKFRGFPDGMKQLIDTLAAAIGEESIQTDTPITALRHTDDVSQPWELSFDRGAESFDEVILAAPAAASASLLRSIDAAAIQTPCRTAADALSSIPSASTAIAVLCVRKSQIARLPHQFGFVVPQIENRKILAASFASHKYPIRCPADHVIIRVFVGGALQPELLQQSDEQIVDMVRGELADLIGMTGRETLARVVRWNDAMPQYHVGHLKRVETIETAMVQIPHLHLVTNALRGVGIAPVIAAGKKMAKTISGAE